In the genome of Chrysiogenia bacterium, one region contains:
- a CDS encoding winged helix-turn-helix transcriptional regulator, which yields MKPKGYRPAEPERLDATFAALADPTRRAILARLASGPASVMELAEPFAMSQPAISKHLKVLERAGLVSRGREAQRRPCRLEAQPLELARDWLEAYRKFWEGSFERLDALLDEMKAQTKAPKGRPRGKP from the coding sequence ATGAAACCAAAGGGTTATCGACCTGCCGAACCCGAACGCCTCGACGCGACCTTTGCTGCGCTGGCCGATCCCACACGCCGCGCGATCCTGGCGCGCCTGGCCTCGGGTCCAGCTTCGGTGATGGAACTGGCCGAGCCCTTCGCCATGTCGCAGCCGGCGATCAGCAAGCATCTGAAGGTGCTCGAGCGCGCGGGCCTGGTCTCGCGTGGGCGTGAGGCGCAGCGCCGTCCGTGCCGGCTCGAGGCCCAACCGCTGGAACTCGCCCGCGACTGGCTCGAGGCGTACCGGAAGTTCTGGGAAGGCAGCTTCGAGAGACTCGACGCCCTGCTGGACGAGATGAAAGCGCAAACGAAGGCGCCCAAAGGCCGCCCGCGCGGCAAACCATAA
- a CDS encoding SRPBCC domain-containing protein translates to MSNAGNERAPSPAGLVIERAFDAPVETVWRAWSEAAYLQRWWGPRGFTLPVCEVDFRIGGRILLCMRGPDAEIWSTGAYTEIVKHERIAYTSAFCDAKGRIVPASNYGMPEGFGTDMRVTVTFSGDGGKTNLVLRHEGLPPSMHESANGGWSSSLDKLAEALT, encoded by the coding sequence ATGAGCAATGCCGGAAATGAGCGTGCCCCCTCGCCTGCGGGGTTGGTCATCGAGCGGGCGTTCGACGCGCCGGTGGAGACGGTCTGGCGCGCGTGGAGCGAAGCCGCGTACCTGCAGCGCTGGTGGGGCCCGCGGGGGTTCACCCTCCCCGTCTGCGAGGTGGACTTTCGCATCGGCGGCCGAATCTTGCTGTGCATGCGTGGGCCCGATGCCGAGATCTGGAGCACCGGCGCCTACACGGAGATCGTGAAGCACGAACGCATCGCCTACACCAGCGCCTTCTGCGACGCGAAAGGAAGGATCGTGCCAGCGTCGAATTACGGTATGCCCGAAGGTTTCGGCACGGACATGCGCGTGACGGTGACCTTCTCTGGGGACGGCGGCAAGACGAATCTGGTCCTGCGGCACGAAGGGCTTCCGCCGTCGATGCACGAAAGCGCGAACGGCGGATGGAGCAGTTCTCTGGACAAACTGGCTGAAGCACTCACCTAA